From Thermothelomyces thermophilus ATCC 42464 chromosome 6, complete sequence, the proteins below share one genomic window:
- a CDS encoding carbohydrate esterase family 8 protein (CAZy_ID 267928), producing the protein MLSKVLGFVSLAAAAAAAPLQSRAARTSPPEGCLTVGSSGTYKTVQSAVDALSRSATSEQCIFIYGGTYQEQVTIPALRSALVVYGETEDTSRFSANKVTITQSRSQDDSADNDATATLRAHTANLRVYNVNLVNTRGKGSQALALSAQADRQGYYACQFRGYQDTVLANEGAQVYARSYVEGATDFIFGQRARAWFDAADIRVLAASKGYITANGRDSADNPSYYVIHNSAVSARSGDSVPAGAYYLGRPWRNYARVVFQKTSLSGVVNAAGWSVWNTGDERTDEVEFGEYGNTGAGAGASGSRAAFAKQLSAPVSIETVLGSDYASWVDTSYLS; encoded by the coding sequence ATGCTCTCCAAGGTACTCGGGTTCGTCTCgctcgccgcggcggcggcggcggcgcctctCCAGAGCCGGGCCGCGCGCACCTCGCCGCCCGAGGGTTGCCTGACGGTGGGCAGCTCGGGGACGTACAAGACGGTCCAGTCGGCGGTGGATGCGCTGAGCAGGTCGGCGACGTCGGAGCAGTGCATCTTCATCTACGGGGGCACGTACCAGGAGCAGGTCACCATCCCGGCGCTGCGGTCGGCGCTGGTGGTGTACGGCGAGACCGAGGACACGAGCAGGTTCTCGGCCAACAAGGTGACCATCACGCAGTCGCGGAGCCAGGACGATTCGGCCGACAACGACGCGACGGCGACGCTGCGGGCGCACACGGCCAACCTGCGCGTCTACAACGTCAACCTGGTCAACACGCGCGGCAAGGGGTCGCAGGCGCTGGCACTGAGCGCACAGGCGGACCGGCAGGGCTACTACGCCTGCCAGTTCCGCGGCTACCAGGACACGGTGCTGGCCAACGAGGGGGCGCAGGTGTACGCGCGCAGCTACGTCGAGGGCGCCACCGACTTCATCTTCGGCCAGCGCGCCCGCGCCTGGTTCGACGCCGCCGACATCCGCGTCCTGGCCGCCTCCAAGGGCTACATCACCGCCAACGGCCGCGACTCGGCCGACAACCCGTCCTACTACGTCATCCACAACTCGGCCGTCTCGGCCCGCAGCGGCGACTCCGTCCCCGCCGGCGCCTACTACCTCGGCCGGCCGTGGCGCAACTACGCCCGCGTCGTCTTCCAGAAGACCAGCCTGTCCGGGGTCGTCAACGCCGCCGGCTGGAGCGTCTGGAACACGGGAGACGAGCGGACGGACGAGGTCGAGTTTGGCGAGTACGGAAAcacgggcgccggcgccggcgcgtcCGGGTCCCGTGCCGCCTTCGCCAAGCAGCTGTCCGCCCCCGTGAGCATCGAGACCGTGCTGGGCAGCGACTACGCAAGCTGGGTCGACACGTCGTACCTGTCGTAG